CGATGTGGCTGGGGGGGGCGCCACGCGCGGCTGAGCCTTGCCCAACTGCGCCAGCTCGCCGGCGGGGTGGACTACGCCGCCGTGGGCTAGGCTCTGAGCCGTTTCAACCGCCGGCTCCAGCAGGACCGTGCCTTGGGCGGCCATGTGGCGCAAATCGAACATGAATTGTCAAAAATTGAGATGTGACCCCTTGGCTTTACTCGTAGCTCTTGCCGCCGCCGGAGCATGGACATGTTCGGCCACCGCTCCTCCTCCTGAGGCAATAAAACCACACCTCGGTGGCGGGCGGCACAGCCTGGCCATTGTGGGCGTGCGGAACGCGAGCGATGATTCTAAGGCGGACTTCTGGGCCGGCAGCCTGTATTGGTTGCTGAACGATGCGCTGAGACAGGTCGGGGCATTGAGGTTGGTGCCAAGGCACTACAGCGTTGCAGATATGGACGCGCGTCAGGCGCGGGTCATGGGGCAGGAGATCGAAGCCCGGCGCGTTGCATGGGGGTCGTACAGCCGTTCGAATGGAGGATGGCGCGTGATCTTTCATGTTGAAAATGTCGCAACGGGTCATGTCTCAAAAGATCTTGCAGCGCATTCACGCGATTGGTTGGACGTTCGCGACCAGCTCGCCACAGAGATCCTACAGGAATTGGACATCACCCCAGCCGCGTCGGAACAACGAGGGATGCGCCGTCGCTGCACCGGATCAGAGGCTGCCTTGGAGTCGATGAGCCGAGCCCTCTTTTTGAGCGCGCGAGATCCAGTGGCGGCAGAAACCTACGCTCGGCAGGCCCTTGGAGTGGATCCTCGGTGTGCGGAGGCACATACGCTCCTCGCCGCCTCACTATGGAGCCCGGCGCGATAGACGCGCAAGGCTTCCTGGACCATTTAAAGGGTCGTTAAAGGGTCGGTTCTTAGTATCGTGCCATTTTTCCTTATTGCACGGCAGGGTCGCCAGCCTTATGTTCGGCCCATGGCCAGAAAACTGCGGGTGCAGTATCCGGGCGCGATCTACCACATCATGAATCGCGGCGACCATCGTGAGCGCATCTTTCACTCGAACAGGGACCGCGAACTGTTCCTCAACACTCTGGGTCAAGTGTGCGAGAAAACCGACTGGCAGGTCCATGCCTGGTGCCTGATGAGCAATCATTTTCATCTGGTGGTCGAGATGCCTCGGGGCAACCTGGTCCCCGGGATGAAATGGTTGTTGGGCACCTACACGATGCGATTCAATCGGCGCCACAAGCTCTTTGGCCATCTTTTCAGCGGTCGCTACAAAGCCTTGCCGGTGGACAACAGCGGCACGGGCTATTTGAAGTGCGTTTGCGACTACGCGCACCTGAATCCGGCTCGGGCCAAGTTGCTTTCCAGCAAGGAGAAGCTCTCCAGTTTTGTCTGGAGCAGTTATCCCGAATACCTTAAGGCACGTTCGGCACGGCAGCCATGGCTGCGGGTGGACCGGTTGTTGGGCGAGCATGGCATCCCGAAGGACAGTGCCGCCGGGCGGCAACAATTCGAACGGCGCATGGAACTGCGGCGGGCGTCCGAAGATGGGGATGAGTTTGTGCCGCTCTTGCGGGGTTGGTGTGTGGGCAGCCAGGAGTTCCGCAAAGAACTGCTGGCTCAAATGAAGGGCGGGCCGGAGCACTATGGGCAGGAGATTGGCGA
This genomic interval from Verrucomicrobiia bacterium contains the following:
- a CDS encoding transposase — encoded protein: MARKLRVQYPGAIYHIMNRGDHRERIFHSNRDRELFLNTLGQVCEKTDWQVHAWCLMSNHFHLVVEMPRGNLVPGMKWLLGTYTMRFNRRHKLFGHLFSGRYKALPVDNSGTGYLKCVCDYAHLNPARAKLLSSKEKLSSFVWSSYPEYLKARSARQPWLRVDRLLGEHGIPKDSAAGRQQFERRMELRRASEDGDEFVPLLRGWCVGSQEFRKELLAQMKGGPEHYGQEIGESAEQKAHTLLDAELKAVGWRASDLATHRKGAPQKVRIALRLRKETTMTLGWIARELEMGTKTHLSHLLYWHGRDEKQRKERRS